A stretch of Lactuca sativa cultivar Salinas chromosome 6, Lsat_Salinas_v11, whole genome shotgun sequence DNA encodes these proteins:
- the LOC111884330 gene encoding 3-ketoacyl-CoA thiolase 2, peroxisomal — protein MDRAIERQRVLLEHLRPSSTSSSLENLDSSISASVCAAGDSAAYQRSQVFGDDVVIVAAYRSPLCKSKRGGFKDTYPDDILAPVLKALIEKTNINPAEVGDIVVGSVLGPGSQRASECRMAAFYAGFPETVPIRTVNRQCSSGLQAVADVAAAIKAGFYEIGIGAGLESMTTNPMAWEGSVNPKVKTMAQAQDCLLPMGITSENVAQRFKVTRQEQDQAAVESHRKAAAATAAGRFKDEIIPIPTKIVDPKTGDETPVTISVDDGIRPGVSLADLAKLKPVFKKDGSTTAGTSSQVSDGAGAVLLMKRSLAVQKGLPILGVFRTFAAVGVPPAIMGIGPAVAIPAAVKAAGLQLEDIDLFEINEAFASQYLYCQKKLELDPQKINVNGGAMAIGHPLGATGARCVATLLHEMKKRGRDCRFGVVSMCIGTGMGAAAVFERGDSCDDVCYAK, from the exons ATGGATAGAGCAATCGAGAGACAAAGAGTTCTGCTGGAGCATCTTCGTCCGTCTTCTACCTCTTCATCCTTGGAAAATCTCGATTCTTCAATTTCC GCATCAGTCTGTGCAGCAGGTGATAGTGCTGCATATCAAAGGAGTCAAGTTTTTGGGGATGATGTAGTAATTGTAGC TGCATACCGATCCCCTCTTTGCAAATCAAAGAGGGGTGGATTCAAGGATACCTATCCTGATGATATACTTGCCCCAGTTTTGAAG GCATTGATAGAAAAAACAAATATTAATCCAGCTGAAGTTGGAGACATTGTTGTTGGATCAGTATTGGGACCAGGCTCCCAAAGAGCAAGTGAATGCAGGATGGCTGCTTTCTATGCCGGCTTTCCTG aaactgTTCCAATTAGGACTGTCAACAGACAGTGTTCCTCAGGTCTTCAGGCAGTAGCTGATGTAGCTGCAGCTATTAAAGCTGGATTCTATGAAATCG GTATTGGTGCTGGGCTTGAATCTATGACCACCAATCCTATGGCTTGGGAAGGATCCGTTAACCCAAAA GTGAAAACCATGGCACAAGCCCAAGATTGTCTTCTTCCAATGGGAATCACATCAGAAAATGTGGCCCAACGCTTTAAAGTAACAAGACAGGAACAAGATCAGGCTGCA GTTGAGTCCCATAGAAAGGCTGCTGCTGCAACTGCTGCTGGAAGATTCAAAGACGAGATCATTCCAATTCCAACCAAG ATCGTTGACCCAAAAACTGGAGATGAGACACCTGTAACTATCTCTGTTGATGATGGAATCCGGCCAGGGGTAAGTTTGGCAGATCTTGCAAAATTAAAACCTGTTTTCAAGAAAGATGGGTCCACCACTGCTGGAACTTCCAGCCAAGTTAGTGATGGTGCTGGAGCTGTTCTATTAATGAAGAGAAGCCTTGCTGTTCAAAAGGGTTTGCCAATCCTTGGTGTATTTAG GACATTTGCTGCTGTTGGTGTACCACCAGCGATTATGGGAATTGGCCCGGCTGTTGCAATTCCAGCTGCAGTCAAGGCTGCTGGTCTACAATTGGAAGACATTGATCTTTTTGAGATCAATGAG GCATTTGCTTCACAATATTTATATTGCCAAAAGAAGCTTGAGCTTGACCCACAAAAGATCAATGTGAATGGAGGCGCAATGGCCATTGGACATCCTTTGGGTGCAACAG GAGCGCGTTGTGTTGCGACTCTGTTGCATGAAATGAAGAAGCGTGGGAGGGACTGTAGGTTTGGTGTAGTGTCGATGTGCATTGGAACAGGGATGGGTGCGGCTGCTGTTTTTGAGAGAGGGGACTCGTGTGATGATGTTTGTTATGCCAAGTAG
- the LOC111884331 gene encoding dihydroxy-acid dehydratase, chloroplastic, translated as MQASLIAPTPRPTSILPSTTFRPLIPTTHKPYTFSPRASAASSSTTETVPPPPQSVSSVDPSSKLNKFSSRITEPKSQGGSQAVLYGVGLSDDDLKKPQIGISSVWYEGNTCNMHLLKLAEAVKEGVQDAGMIGFRFNTIGVSDAISMGTRGMCYSLQSRDLIADSIETVMSAQWYDANISIPGCDKNMPGTIMAMGRLNRPSIMIYGGTIKPGHFQGHTYDIVSAFQVYGEYVSGSITDEHRTDVLRASCPGAGACGGMYTANTMASAIEAMGMSLPYSSSTPAEDPLKLDECRLAGKYILELLKMDLKPKDIITPRSMRNAMVTVMALGGSTNAVLHLIAIARSVGLSLTLDDFQKVSDQVPFLADLKPSGKYVMEDVHKIGGTPAILRYLLELGYLDGDCITVTGKTLAENAKLFPSLSEGQQIIKTPENPIKKTGHLQILYGNLAPEGSVAKITGKEGLYFSGPAYVFEGEEAMIAAISEDPMSFKGKVVVIRGEGPKGGPGMPEMLTPTSAIMGAGLGKECALLTDGRFSGGSHGYVVGHICPEAQEGGPIGLVKNGDVITIDISKRRMDVDLTEKELDERRKAWKAPAYKAERGVLYKYIRNVQSASKGCVTDES; from the exons ATGCAAGCTTCCTTGATTGCCCCAACTCCCCGCCCCACCAGCATTCTCCCATCCACAACTTTCCGACCACTCATCCCAACTACCCATAAACCCTACACATTCTCACCCCGAGCCTCCGCCGCCTCCTCATCCACAACCGAAACAGTCCCACCACCACCGCAATCTGTCTCCTCCGTCGACCCATCATCAAAACTCAACAAGTTCAGCTCCAGAATCACCGAACCCAAGTCACAGGGTGGCTCTCAGGCCGTCCTTTACGGCGTAGGTCTCTCCGATGACGACCTTAAAAAACCCCAAATTGGTATTTCATCTGTTTGGTACGAAGGGAATACCTGTAATATGCACTTACTGAAGCTAGCCGAGGCTGTGAAAGAAGGGGTTCAAGATGCTGGCATGATTGGATTCAGGTTCAACACTATTGGGGTTAGTGATGCCATTTCAATGGGGACTAGAGGAATGTGTTATAGTCTTCAATCCAGGGATTTAATTGCTGATAGCATTGAAACTGTTATGTCTGCTCAATGGTATGATGCCAATATCTCCATCCCTGGTTGTGACAAAAAC aTGCCAGGTACCATTATGGCAATGGGGCGCTTGAACAGACCAAGTATAATGATCTATGGTGGCACCATTAAG CCTGGTCATTTTCAAGGCCACACATACGATATAGTATCTGCATTTCAG GTTTATGGAGAATATGTAAGTGGTTCCATAACTGATGAACACAGAACAGATGTGCTTCGTGCTTCTTGCCCAGGGGCAGGGGCATGTGGAGGAATGTACACTGCTAACACCATGGCTTCTGCCATTGAGGCAATGGGAATGTCTCTTCCTTACAG CTCGTCAACACCTGCTGAAGATCCGTTGAAGTTGGATGAATGCCGCTTAGCTGGAAAGTATATTCTTGAGTTATTAAAAATGGACTTGAAGCCAAAAGACATAATTACCCCTAGATCAATGCGTAATGCAATGGTTACTGTGATGGCGCTTGGTGGATCCACTAATGCTGTATTACACTTGATTGCCATAGCAAG ATCAGTTGGCTTGAGTTTGACTCTTGATGATTTTCAGAAGGTTAGTGATCAAGTTCCATTTCTTGCGGATCTTAAACCAAGTGGAAAATATGTTATGGAAGATGTACATAAG ATTGGAGGAACACCTGCAATTCTTCGTTACCTTTTGGAGCTCGGGTATCTAGATGGAGATTGTATTACAG TCACGGGGAAGACATTGGCAGAAAATGCAAAACTTTTCCCTTCTTTATCCGAAGGGCAG CAAATCATAAAAACACCAGAAAACCCGATAAAGAAAACGGGTCATCTTCAAATATTATATGGAAATCTTGCACCTGAAGGTTCGGTAGCAAAGATCACAGGAAAAGAAGGGTTATATTTCTCTG GTCCTGCATATGTCTTTGAGGGGGAGGAAGCCATGATTGCAGCCATCTCTGAAGACCCCATGAGTTTTAAG GGGAAAGTGGTTGTTATTAGAGGAGAAGGTCCAAAAGGGGGCCCTGGTATGCCTGAAATGCTGACACCAACAAGTGCAATAATGGGTGCAGGTCTTGGGAAG GAATGTGCATTATTAACTGATGGAAGATTTTCAGGTGGTTCACACGGATATGTTGTTGGACACATTTGCCCTGAAGCTCAG GAAGGTGGTCCAATTGGTCTAGTGAAAAACGGGGATGTAATTACTATAGACATCAGCAAGAGGAGAATGGATGTTGACTTAACTGAAAAAGAGCTGGATGAGAGAAGAAAAGCATGGAAAGCTCCTGCATATAAGGCTGAAAGAGGTGTCCTTTACAAG tacATCAGGAACGTTCAATCAGCCTCGAAAGGATGTGTAACTGATGAGTCATAG